In Cupriavidus basilensis, the following proteins share a genomic window:
- a CDS encoding CHASE2 domain-containing protein, protein MMAGYQRRTLVEWSLLTAAVLALVAACAVLGWSERADKAVYDLSVAAQHHAPGDEIVIVAIDDPSISAIGRWPWRRWVLADLIDRIAADAPRVIGVDVILSEPDALHPEDDRALAGSMARAGNVVLPALAEAGRDGLLVRYPLTGLGSEVGHINIAVDLDGIARQVFLQEGLPGRQLNHFSAAMVGFGKPPRPVSAYRHDGPEDDRGADGWTRDYRLRIPFAGPPGTFRQVSVLDVLGGTLPRDFFRGKSVLVGATASGLGDVFPTPVSRNGHGMSGVEIIANAMQTLQRDTAIVTLPAPWFWLCTLLPVLLASLASLTLTPRNALLVTVVLLAGTLAASLLLVVLGHFWFAPASAVLGCSLLYPLWSWRRQEAALQFLTDELAQLEQEPGLLAMPAGEGEVGSKSGGKSDRKSGRNLDTRMRAVYRMTTRLRDMRQFLADGLEGLPEATVICDRGGRVLLANRRGLLLAPRTLGPLGDMNAPRPGIRELINEVFVQPKAGLDYWDQLCSVYVEADAAHPVQAPPGVELEARDEHPMLLRGAPLRSDTGGVAGLIVSVIDITQVRMAERRREESLRFISHDMRSPQSSILALIDLQNEPGRALPEAALLARIGEHANRTLELADDFIRLARAEATHLNFIEVDLAGVVLDATDELWALASAARIELKVEVDVEEEQSQLLAEPVLLVRAIANLVSNAIKFSPPQTTVTVRLYRVPQGLAIDVADQGRGIAEQDQGRLFQPFARLRDTEQDAPAGSGLGLVFVKTVVERHGGEIKLTSAAGAGATFTIFLPC, encoded by the coding sequence ATGATGGCTGGCTACCAGCGCCGCACGCTGGTTGAATGGAGCCTGTTGACGGCCGCCGTGCTGGCGCTGGTGGCGGCGTGCGCCGTGCTGGGTTGGAGCGAACGCGCCGACAAGGCGGTCTACGACCTGTCGGTCGCGGCCCAGCATCACGCGCCCGGCGACGAGATCGTGATCGTCGCCATCGACGACCCCAGCATCTCCGCCATTGGCCGCTGGCCCTGGCGCCGCTGGGTGCTGGCCGACCTGATCGACCGCATTGCCGCCGACGCGCCTCGCGTGATCGGGGTCGACGTGATTCTCTCCGAGCCGGACGCCTTGCATCCCGAGGACGACCGCGCGCTGGCAGGCAGCATGGCGCGCGCCGGCAACGTCGTGCTGCCCGCGCTGGCCGAAGCGGGGCGTGACGGCTTGCTGGTGCGCTATCCGCTGACGGGCCTGGGCAGCGAGGTGGGGCACATCAATATCGCGGTGGATCTCGACGGCATTGCCCGCCAGGTGTTCCTGCAGGAAGGGCTGCCGGGCCGCCAGCTCAATCATTTCTCGGCCGCGATGGTCGGCTTCGGCAAGCCGCCGCGGCCGGTGTCCGCCTACCGTCACGACGGCCCCGAGGATGACCGCGGCGCCGATGGCTGGACCCGGGACTACCGGCTGCGCATTCCGTTTGCCGGGCCGCCGGGGACGTTCCGGCAGGTCTCGGTACTCGATGTGCTGGGTGGCACGTTGCCGCGCGACTTCTTCCGCGGCAAGTCCGTGCTGGTAGGCGCCACGGCGAGCGGGCTGGGCGACGTGTTCCCCACGCCGGTATCGCGCAACGGCCACGGCATGAGCGGCGTGGAAATCATCGCCAACGCCATGCAGACGCTGCAGCGCGACACGGCCATCGTCACCCTGCCGGCGCCCTGGTTCTGGCTGTGCACGTTGTTGCCGGTGTTGCTGGCGAGCCTGGCCTCGCTGACGCTGACGCCGCGCAACGCGCTGCTGGTCACGGTGGTGCTGCTGGCCGGCACGCTGGCCGCCAGCCTGCTGCTGGTCGTATTAGGCCACTTCTGGTTCGCGCCGGCCAGCGCCGTGCTGGGTTGCAGCCTGCTCTACCCGCTGTGGAGCTGGCGGCGCCAGGAAGCGGCGCTGCAGTTCCTCACCGACGAGCTCGCACAGCTCGAGCAAGAGCCTGGCCTGCTGGCCATGCCCGCCGGCGAGGGCGAGGTGGGCAGCAAATCGGGCGGCAAATCGGACCGCAAATCGGGCCGCAACCTCGATACCCGCATGCGTGCGGTCTACCGCATGACCACGCGTCTGCGGGACATGCGGCAATTCCTGGCGGACGGGCTCGAAGGCCTGCCCGAAGCCACCGTGATCTGCGATCGCGGTGGCCGTGTGCTGCTTGCCAACCGGCGTGGCCTGCTGCTGGCGCCGCGCACGCTCGGGCCGCTGGGCGACATGAACGCACCGCGCCCCGGCATTCGCGAACTGATCAACGAAGTGTTCGTCCAGCCCAAGGCCGGGCTGGACTACTGGGACCAGTTATGCAGCGTCTATGTCGAGGCCGACGCCGCGCACCCGGTGCAGGCGCCGCCCGGGGTGGAGCTGGAAGCGCGCGACGAACACCCGATGCTGCTGCGCGGCGCGCCGCTGCGCAGCGACACCGGCGGTGTCGCCGGCCTGATCGTGAGCGTCATCGATATCACCCAGGTGCGCATGGCCGAGCGGCGCCGCGAGGAGTCCCTGCGCTTCATCTCGCACGACATGCGGTCCCCGCAGTCCTCCATCCTTGCCCTGATCGACCTGCAGAACGAGCCTGGCCGGGCGCTGCCCGAGGCAGCCCTGCTGGCCCGCATCGGCGAGCACGCCAACCGAACGCTGGAACTCGCGGACGACTTTATCCGGCTGGCCCGTGCGGAAGCGACGCACCTCAACTTCATCGAGGTCGACCTGGCCGGCGTGGTGCTGGACGCCACCGACGAGCTATGGGCGCTCGCCAGCGCCGCACGGATCGAACTGAAGGTGGAAGTCGACGTGGAAGAGGAGCAGTCGCAGCTCCTGGCCGAGCCGGTGCTGCTGGTGCGGGCGATTGCCAACCTGGTGAGCAATGCCATCAAGTTCAGTCCGCCCCAAACGACCGTGACGGTGCGCCTGTATCGCGTGCCGCAGGGGCTGGCGATCGATGTGGCAGACCAGGGCCGGGGCATCGCCGAGCAAGACCAGGGCCGCCTGTTCCAGCCCTTCGCGCGGCTGCGCGACACCGAGCAGGATGCGCCCGCCGGCAGCGGGTTGGGGCTGGTGTTCGTCAAGACCGTGGTGGAGCGTCATGGCGGAGAGATCAAGCTGACCAGCGCCGCGGGTGCCGGCGCCACCTTCACGATCTTCCTGCCCTGCTGA
- the tssE gene encoding type VI secretion system baseplate subunit TssE, whose translation MTRGGPGLFEAVTGFFANGVAVHDFDAATQTFLSVRDNIQRILNSRRGSLAHLPDYGLGDLSRIYRHLPASAHTLKREIETTLLRYEPRLKSIDIAIEETEPGMLLSFTMSCQLHQAGLVRFGTHFTPDGQTRLKLLKAERDRE comes from the coding sequence GTGACACGGGGCGGGCCGGGCCTCTTTGAAGCGGTGACGGGATTCTTTGCGAATGGCGTGGCCGTACACGATTTCGATGCGGCGACGCAGACGTTCCTGTCCGTGCGGGACAATATCCAGCGCATCCTCAACAGCCGTCGCGGCAGCCTGGCGCATCTGCCGGATTATGGGCTTGGCGACCTGTCCAGGATCTACCGGCATCTGCCCGCGTCGGCGCACACGCTCAAGCGCGAAATAGAAACGACGCTGCTGCGCTATGAGCCGAGGCTGAAATCCATCGACATCGCGATCGAAGAAACCGAACCGGGCATGTTGCTCAGCTTTACCATGAGCTGTCAGCTGCATCAGGCCGGGCTGGTGCGATTCGGCACCCACTTCACGCCCGATGGGCAGACGCGCCTCAAGCTGCTGAAAGCCGAGCGTGACCGTGAGTGA
- a CDS encoding helix-turn-helix domain-containing protein: protein MHSNTESLDTGASGRPVRHLVATEAAMAAAGLDGWQQRYQQLTPGHFLAQVQQATYGDVHVFRERTNQALLEEGEARRGYLSIALPHRECADGWFSGYRMSGDTVLRAGNGQPLAMRTPPSLDLLGVTLPLPALQRVMEREGVPELIARLQPATEVRRAASEDFRAAMLAVLAASAMQSEVFNQRFVESAMRDALLMAVVSTLTHGIGDVLLPTPPARRRLVAQAYEMVRAAPEAPWSVLVLCERLGVSRRTLQYSFNEVTGLAPLEFVRALRMNGVRQALGGRQAPEPVGVVAARWGFNHLPRFAAQYRAFFGELPSETAGRGR from the coding sequence ATGCACAGCAACACCGAGTCCCTCGACACAGGCGCCAGCGGGCGCCCGGTACGCCACCTGGTTGCCACCGAGGCCGCCATGGCGGCAGCGGGCCTGGACGGCTGGCAGCAGCGCTACCAGCAACTCACGCCCGGGCATTTTCTTGCGCAAGTGCAGCAGGCTACCTATGGCGACGTCCACGTCTTCCGTGAACGCACCAACCAGGCGTTGCTGGAGGAGGGCGAAGCACGGCGCGGCTATCTTTCCATCGCCTTGCCCCACCGCGAGTGTGCCGATGGCTGGTTCTCCGGCTACCGGATGAGCGGCGACACCGTGCTGCGCGCCGGCAACGGCCAGCCGCTGGCCATGCGCACCCCGCCATCGCTGGACCTGCTCGGCGTGACGTTGCCGCTGCCCGCGCTGCAACGCGTGATGGAGCGCGAGGGGGTTCCGGAGCTGATCGCGCGCTTGCAGCCGGCCACGGAGGTGCGGCGCGCCGCGTCCGAGGATTTCCGGGCGGCGATGCTGGCGGTGCTGGCTGCGTCAGCCATGCAGAGCGAAGTATTCAACCAGCGCTTTGTCGAGAGCGCCATGCGCGATGCGTTGCTGATGGCGGTGGTGTCCACCCTGACGCATGGCATCGGGGATGTCCTGCTGCCTACGCCGCCTGCGCGGCGGCGGCTGGTCGCACAGGCGTATGAGATGGTGCGCGCCGCGCCCGAGGCGCCCTGGAGTGTTCTGGTTCTGTGTGAACGGCTTGGGGTTTCAAGGCGCACGCTGCAATACAGCTTCAATGAAGTCACCGGGTTGGCGCCGCTGGAGTTTGTTCGAGCTTTGCGGATGAATGGGGTGAGGCAGGCATTGGGTGGACGGCAGGCGCCGGAGCCGGTGGGCGTGGTGGCGGCACGGTGGGGGTTTAATCATCTGCCGCGGTTCGCTGCGCAGTATCGGGCGTTTTTTGGGGAGTTGCCATCGGAGACCGCAGGCAGGGGGAGGTGA